The nucleotide sequence TGCGCCGGTTCGACTTTCCGATCGCGCCTGTCGTCGTCGGCCTGATCCTCGGGCCGATCGCCGAGAGCCAGTTGCGCCGCGCGCTCGCGATCAGTCTCGGCGATCCCATGACGCTGCTCCAGAGCCCGATCTCGGCGACACTGCTCGGCATCGCACTGGTTGCGCTGCTGGCCCCCTTCGTGCTGAAGGGGATGGGACGCTTCAAGGCGAACGAGGACTAGCCGTCCCGACGCCCGCATCTTCGAATGCCGCGATCATCTCGTGGGGAAACGCCATGCCATCGGAACTTCGCTCGCCCCGTCTCGCCGTCCTGATCGATGCCGACAATGCTTCCGCGAAGATTGCGGACGGACTGTTCGAGGAGATCGCCAAGATCGGCGAGGCCAGCGTTCGTCGCATCTACGGCGACTTCTCCAATGCGCGATCCAGGGGATGGGCCGACATTCTGTCGAAACACGCCATCATCCCGCAGCAGCAGTTCGCCTATACGACGGGCAAGAATGCGTCCGACATAACCCTCGTCATTGACGCAATGGATTTGCTCCACAGCGGCCGGTTCGATGGCTTTTGCCTGGTGTCATCCGACAGCGACTTCACCCGTCTGGCCGCCCGCATCCGGGAACAGGGCGTCGACGTTTTCGGGTTCGGCGAGCAGAAGACGCCGGAAAGCTTCCGGCAGGCCTGCCGGAGGTTTGTTTACACCGAGAATTTGCTGGCCGCCCCAGCGAACACCCAGGATGCCGCCTCGAGGTCGGCGCCGCTTCAGCCGCCTGATGCCGCCACGCCCATCATCAAGAAGGTCATTACCCAGCTGGAGAGCGAGGACGGCTGGGTCGCGCTCGGTGAGGTCGGACGGCAGCTCGCCAATTTGGCGTCCGATTTCGATCCGAGAACGTTCGGTTTTCGCAAGCTGAGTGACCTCGTGCGAAAGACGAATTCATTCGAGATCGACGAGCCGAAGGGCCGATCGATGCGGATTCGGGTCAAGGCCGCCGCCGCACCACCGCCGAAAAGGCGGAACTCGCGCAGACCTCCCAGGACGGGGGCGGCAGGGGGCACGGCGCCTAAGGCGTAAGCAGGACGTGCCGTTATATTTGCGCTTGCCCCTGCCGGCTTGCCGGCGCAATCATCGCTGGGCTGTCCAATCTTCGCGAGAGCCCCATGACCAAGCTCACTCGTTTTGCCGTCGCGCCGCTGCACAGCATGACGCGGCGCCTCGCCGATGTTGCCTCAGCGCGTGTCGCGCCGGATCTCGTCGTTACGGGCGCGCGGGCGCTCTCGACCTATTCGGAGCGCATCCACGCCAATCGCGAGGTCTGGATCACGGGCGGGCGGATCGCCGCGGTGAAGCCGGCAGGGGCGGCGAAGACGGTCTGGAGCGATGTCGCGACTTACGACGCAGCCGGCGGCATCATCGCGCCGGGCCTGGTCGATCCGCACATTCATATCGAATCCTCGATGGTGACGGCCTGCGCCTATGCCGAGGCCGCGCTGCTCAACGGCACCACCACGATCTTTTGCGACAGCCACGAGATCGGCAACGTCATGGACGTCGCCGGCGTCGAGGCGATGCTGGAGGACGCGCGCGAGGCGCCGCTGTCGATCTTCCTGACGGTGCCGAGCACGGTGCCGGCGACGTCGGCGGAGTTGGAGACCGCGGGCGGCGATCTCACGCCGGACAAGATCGCCGGCCTGTTCGACCGCTGGCCTGAAGCCGTCGCGCTCGGCGAGAAGATGGATTTTGTTCCCGTCACGATGGGCGACGAGCGCAGCCATGCCATTCTGGCCGCCGCCTTGAAGCGGGGACGGCCGGTGTCCGGCCACGTCTATGGCCGCGAATTCGTCGCGGCCTATGCGGCGAGCGGCGTCACCGACACCCATGAAGCCATCGACCGCGACATCGCCGACGATCTGCTCGACGCCGGCGTCTGGGTATTTCTGCGCGGCGGCCCGCCGACCACGCCCTGGCACTCGCTGCCGCAGGCGATCCGGACCATCACCGAGCTCGGGGCCTCGCACAAGCGCACGG is from Bradyrhizobium xenonodulans and encodes:
- a CDS encoding NYN domain-containing protein — protein: MPSELRSPRLAVLIDADNASAKIADGLFEEIAKIGEASVRRIYGDFSNARSRGWADILSKHAIIPQQQFAYTTGKNASDITLVIDAMDLLHSGRFDGFCLVSSDSDFTRLAARIREQGVDVFGFGEQKTPESFRQACRRFVYTENLLAAPANTQDAASRSAPLQPPDAATPIIKKVITQLESEDGWVALGEVGRQLANLASDFDPRTFGFRKLSDLVRKTNSFEIDEPKGRSMRIRVKAAAAPPPKRRNSRRPPRTGAAGGTAPKA